One Panicum virgatum strain AP13 chromosome 9K, P.virgatum_v5, whole genome shotgun sequence genomic region harbors:
- the LOC120649579 gene encoding protein ESSENTIAL FOR POTEXVIRUS ACCUMULATION 1-like yields MADDGADADAGDRENADPNRCSTAGAPPPPEDTADKSDLDINSTLSTQLLEPKPRENKEPGSHDIHSNSANTSGNSDERNNTLKKRDVFRPSVFDRIASHHDRRCDDATKPNSDSHRNRWREMEKEHCDMNKMERHCDDSKQYLDSRPRERWGSSSSKEGNFDQRRDNKWNARWGVSSKDSENWRDRSSDSDRKDDTPREKVFSHNTGTGKDVSNPEKGNERNSNISQSWNSSYFASRGTGGTSHHHSLAPQKSSASLVYSRERQESDNPNSTSSHRRLTSVTSKVNTRTTRPFHLGVLSDRPGGASRDSVRYSRMKLLEIYRSTDVTNFAMPLDGTEEISLWQEDPMEPFALIAPNSEEAFILKGIERGDVTNSGAQACKDGSVEKAGREDQVGSSEDFKGETTISSGGIPVDADLSDRLKSDKSPYTAPQESESICGRIPGPSAESGHQYNVLDPGPKVGEMDGVGNIISPENLSLYYKDPKGRTQGPFSGSDIIGWFEAGFYGIDLLVRVASSPYDSPFLLLGDVMPHLRAKVRVPPGFSNTKPRSMPGTSHLGPVYLDISENGSINKKGSVTEAGNHFLESPMSSNTLNPRAETGPVTGGMNEWTCSAFGNLSVPGGENSNSINYLAAQKGLLERGNPFQIESDIVSVEQAQNKDSVQSTSRSTSFPQMVDPSREAPQSQDVNLLSILLPAGKHQAPTANSGLPLRSIPESGNLHPGMSGIDLAQEVHGRQNVHNSQKIHIDGQQHYCVTQNQPTVACLNSQTLQPEKFLSEISQEPQLLHILQQQYLPSELQLQLLMPGISQPQPSLSNNMLQLRQQEHQELQQQHQYISQVLPHDCSTQQLYDPSYGTKHIALSSGDCLKLCLQRTQEILELAQKLPCHGTHEMQQPRGTEVSGFSESWAPALPLPHEMMIYAPRKECSAGLMQGFAVIDPSGKENTVIDSPSKKTVSSESNEDSKVAVLEAKGFPQSYQDVATLENVSSHVSNQVHDAEISSVHPYPWKPTPDVRTKSLSEIQAEEQLKAQKQTAMESAKVTTTAPSVSSVPWASLAQTSEQHFGDETKSMGGRENVNVSQTKRSQLHDLLAEKSNDKDAVIIDSADYTSFPPLASYAAQCDAHYLDDSDFIEVKDTRKKRNKAEKFKGSAVKASAPLISFNPSVMPVPIEKEKPGKQAQQEKDELLPLPNAPSLGDFVPWKSDEANVVPGPAWSTDPLQVHKPLSLRDIQMEEEQESGSLQQLVPASSHAEEPMNQQSHGNDSSCQGSGSPPLGFNATLQMTSRVSSHSNMHSDEDLFWGSHEHAKQDKLEFQSASSGGASMFNATSAALGIQKKGKKGKRLSSSVLGFEVHSNRIMMGEIMRAED; encoded by the exons atggccgacgacggcgccgacgccgacgcgggCGACCGCGAGAATGCAGACCCCAACCGCTGCTCCACCGCCGGCGCGCCTCCACCTCCCGAGGACACCGCAG ACAAATCGGACCTGGATATCAACAGCACACTCTCTACTCAGTTGCTTGAGCCAAAACCCAGGGAAAATAAG GAGCCCGGGTCACATGATATCCACTCTAATTCTGCAAACACATCAGGAAACAGTGATGAAAGGAACAATACTCTAAAGAAAAGAGATGTTTTCAGGCCTTCTGTGTTTGATAGAATAGCTAGCCACCATGACCGACGGTGTGATGATGCCACCAAACCAAATTCAGATTCCCATCGTAATCGTTGGAGGGAAATGGAAAAGGAACATTGTGATATGAACAAGATGGAACGACACTGTGATGATTCCAAGCAGTATCTTGATAGCCGTCCACGAGAGCGTTGGGGAAGCTCATCTAGTAAGGAGGGAAACTTTGACCAACGCCGTGATAATAAGTGGAATGCTCGCTGGGGTGTCAGTAGTAAAGATTCTGAAAATTGGCGTGACAGGTCATCAGATTCAGATAGAAAAGATGATACTCCCCGTGAAAAAGTTTTTTCTCACAATACAGGTACTGGGAAAGATGTTAGCAATCCTGAGAAGGGGAATGAAAGGAACAGCAATATTTCTCAATCTTGGAACTCCAGCTATTTTGCGAGCCGTGGCACAGGAGGTacttctcatcatcattccctGGCACCACAGAAGTCATCTGCTTCACTTGTATACAGTAGAGAGAGACAGGAAAGTGATAACCCAAACTCTACAAGTTCTCACAGAAGGCTTACATCTGTTACAAGCAAAGTCAATACTCGAACTACACGCCCATTCCACCTTGGCGTACTTTCAGATAGGCCTGGTGGTGCATCTAGAGACTCTGTGCGTTATAGCAGGATGAAATTGCTTGAAATTTACAGATCAACTGATGTTACAAACTTTGCAATGCCGTTAGATGGTACTGAGGAGATCTCACTGTGGCAAGAAGATCCTATGGAGCCTTTTGCTCTCATTGCACCTAATTCTGAAGAAGCG TTTATTTTGAAAGGAATTGAAAGAGGGGATGTCACAAACAGTGGGGCACAAGCTTGCAAAGATGGTTCTGTTGAAAAAG CTGGAAGAGAAGATCAGGTAGGAAGCAGTGAAGATTTCAAGGGTGAAACAACCATCAGCAGCGGAG GAATTCCTGTGGATGCCGATTTGAGCGACCGCTTGAAATCTGATAAATCTCCTTATACTGCTCCACAAGAATCTGAGTCTATTTGTGGTCGTATCCCTGGGCCATCTGCTGAATCTGGACATCAGTACAATGTCTTGGACCCAGGACCTAAAGTTGGTGAAATGGATGGTGTAGGTAACATTATCAGCCCAGAAAACCTTTCTTTATACTACAAAGATCCAAAAGGGCGAACCCAGGGTCCTTTTTCTGGATCTGACATCATCGGTTGGTTCGAGGCTGGTTTTTATGGTATTGATTTGCTAGTCCGCGTTGCAAGTTCTCCCTATGATTCTCCTTTCTTATTACTGGGGGATGTAATGCCACACTTACGAGCAAAAGTAAGGGTGCCTCCAGGCTTCAGCAACACCAAACCAAGAAGTATGCCAGGGACCTCACATCTAGGACCAGTGTATCTTGATATATCCGAAAATGGGTCCATAAACAAGAAGGGTAGTGTAACTGAAGCTGGAAATCACTTTCTGGAGTCTCCGATGTCTAGTAACACCCTGAACCCCAGAGCAGAAACTGGCCCTGTTACTGGAG GTATGAATGAATGGACCTGCAGTGCGTTTGGCAATCTTTCTGTTCCTGGCGGCGAGAATTCCAATAGCATAAACTATCTTGCAGCACAGAAGGGGCTGTTAGAGAGAGGAAATCCCTTTCAAATAGAAAGTGATATTGTATCAGTTGAACAGGCACAGAACAAAGATTCAGTCCAGTCAACATCACGCTCAACGTCATTCCCTCAAATGGTTGACCCATCAAGAGAAGCTCCCCAATCTCAGGATGTCAACCTGCTGTCAATACTGCTTCCTGCAGGAAAACATCAAGCACCGACTGCTAATTCCGGATTGCCACTTCGGTCTATTCCTGAGTCTGGAAATCTGCATCCTGGTATGAGTGGTATAGATCTTGCTCAAGAGGTACATGGGCGCCAAAATGTGCACAATTCTCAGAAAATACATATTGATGGTCAACAGCATTACTGTGTGACACAGAATCAACCAACTGTGGCTTGTTTGAATTCACAAACCTTGCAGCCAGAAAAGTTTCTCAGTGAAATATCTCAGGAGCCTCAGTTATTACACATATTGCAACAACAGTATCTGCCATCAGAGCTACAGTTGCAGTTACTGATGCCTGGAATTTCTCAACCTCAGCCCTCTCTATCGAACAACATGCTACAGCTCAGGCAGCAGGAGCACCAAGAACTGCAACAACAGCATCAATACATTTCTCAGGTCCTACCTCATGATTGTTCTACGCAGCAGCTTTATGATCCTTCTTATGGGACAAAGCACATTGCGTTGTCGTCTGGTGATTGTTTGAAGCTTTGTCTTCAAAGAACACAAGAGATTCTTGAACTTGCTCAGAAGTTACCTTGTCATGGTACGCATGAGATGCAACAGCCTAGAGGTACAGAGGTTAGTGGTTTCTCGGAAAGTTGGGCTCCTGCTCTACCGTTGCCCCATGAGATGATGATCTATGCACCTCGGAAAGAATGTTCTGCTGGTCTCATGCAGGGTTTTGCAGTTATTGATCCTTCAGGAAAAGAAAATACAGTTATTGACTCGCCATCTAAGAAAACTGTGAGTTCAGAATCTAATGAGGACAGCAAGGTGGCTGTTTTGGAAGCTAAAGGTTTTCCTCAATCATATCAAGATGTTGCAACTTTGGAAAACGTATCATCTCATGTCTCCAATCAAGTTCATGATGCGGAAATTTCCTCTGTCCATCCTTATCCATGGAAACCTACTCCAGATGTTAGGACTAAATCATTGTCAGAAATTCAAGCAGAGGAACAATTGAAAGCACAGAAGCAAACAGCCATGGAGAGTGCTAAAGTAACTACAACAGCCCCTTCGGTGTCATCTGttccttgggctagcttggCGCAAACTTCTGAGCAACATTTTGGAGATGAGACCAAATCTATGGGTGGTCGAGAAAATGTCAATGTATCACAGACTAAGAGAAGCCAGTTGCATGATTTATTGGCAGAAAAGTCGAATGACAAAGATGCTGTCATCATAGATAGTGCTGATTATACATCTTTTCCTCCCTTGGCATCTTATGCTGCTCAGTGTGATGCTCATTATCTCGATGATAGTGATTTCATTGAGGTCAAGGAtacaagaaagaaaaggaacaaGGCAGAGAAATTCAAAGGTTCTGCAGTTAAAGCCTCAGCACCACTTATTTCATTTAATCCGTCAGTGATGCCTGTGCCTATTGAAAAGGAAAAACCTGGCAAGCAGGCCCAGCAAGAAAAGGATGAACTTCTTCCTCTACCAaatgctccatctctgggagaTTTTGTTCCTTGGAAGAGCGATGAAGCAAATGTTGTACCTGGCCCAGCATGGTCTACTGACCCTTTGCAGGTGCACAAACCATTGTCTCTCAGAGATATTCAGATGGAAGAAGAACAGGAATCAGGTAGTCTGCAGCAACTAGTACCAGCATCATCCCATGCAGAAGAGCCTATGAACCAGCAGAGTCATGGGAATGATTCATCCTGTCAAGGTTCTGGATCACCTCCATTGGGGTTTAATGCAACCCTCCAAATGACTTCCCGAGTTTCCAGTCACTCCAATATGCATTCTGATGAGGATCTATTTTGGGGGTCTCATGAGCATGCAAAGCAAGATAA GTTGGAATTCCAATCTGCAAGTAGTGGAGGAGCTTCCATGTTCAATGCGACATCTGCTGCATTGGGTATTcagaagaaagggaagaaagGTAAAAGGCTGAGCTCATCAGTTTTGGGGTTCGAGGTTCACAGCAATCGGATCATGATGGGCGAGATAATGCGTGCAGAAGATTAG